One region of Carassius carassius chromosome 41, fCarCar2.1, whole genome shotgun sequence genomic DNA includes:
- the masp1 gene encoding mannan-binding lectin serine protease 1 isoform X2, which yields MELTRVILILAQCVWPSWTQVIHLTDMFGTIKSPNFPESYPKEIDLQWNITVPEGYQIRLYFMHFDIEPSYLCEYDYLKVYSDTEELAVFCGKENTDTEQVPAGDVIMSPRNVLSVAFRSDFSNEERYSGFEAHFSAIDVDECRDRNDEDLACDHFCHNYISGFYCSCRYGFLLHSDNRTCKVECNENVYTERSGVITSADFPKPYPKSSDCMYRIELEEGFQITLEFDDTFDIEDHPEVTCPYDFIKINAGDKEFGPFCGEQSPGKIQTGSNTVSVLFHSDNSGENLGWKLTYTSTGSECSPLVAPLNGHLEPLQSNYVFKDHIMLTCDPGYSLRQGDKEFEHYQIECQRDGKWSSDVLLCKRISKEASFPTKHFNQSDTELKSEGTGW from the exons ATGGAGCTTACACG TGTCATTTTGATCTTGGCCCAGTGCGTATGGCCCTCGTGGACTCAAGTCATCCATCTCACGGACATGTTTGGGACCATCAAGTCTCCAAACTTTCCTGAATCCTATCCGAAAGAGATTGATCTACAGTGGAATATAACTGTGCCAGAAGGATATCAAATCCGACTCTATTTTATGCATTTCGACATTGAGCCATCATACTTGTGTGAATATGACTACTTGAAG GTATACTCAGACACTGAAGAGCTGGCCGTGTTTTGTGGAAAAGAGAATACTGACACAGAACAGGTCCCTGCTGGTGATGTCATCATGTCCCCCAGGAACGTGCTCAGTGTGGCCTTCCGTTCAGACTTTTCCAATGAGGAACGCTACTCTGGCTTCGAGGCTCACTTTAGTGCGATTG ATGTAGATGAATGCAGAGACCGGAATGATGAAGATCTTGCCTGTGATCATTTCTGTCATAACTACATTAGCGGTTTCTACTGTTCTTGTCGTTACGGGTTCCTGCTTCATTCTGACAACAGAACTTGCAAAg TGGAGTGTAATGAAAACGTGTACACAGAGCGCTCTGGAGTGATCACCAGTGCTGATTTCCCTAAACCGTACCCCAAAAGCTCTGACTGCATGTACCGCATTGAGCTGGAGGAGGGTTTTCAAATCACTCTGGAGTTTGATGACACCTTTGACATTGAAGACCACCCTGAAGTCACCTGCCCCTATGACTTTATCAAA ATTAATGCAGGAGACAAGGAGTTTGGCCCATTTTGTGGTGAGCAGTCACCAGGGAAGATCCAGACAGGAAGTAACACAGTCAGCGTCCTGTTTCACAGTGACAACTCTGGAGAGAATCTCGGCTGGAAACTCACTTACACCTCCACTG GTTCTGAATGCTCTCCTCTTGTGGCGCCCCTCAATGGACACCTGGAGCCTCTGCAGTCTAATTACGTCTTCAAAGATCACATTATGCTGACCTGTGACCCTGGATACTCACTGAGACAG GGTGATAAAGAATTTGAGCACTATCAGATTGAGTGTCAGAGGGATGGGAAATGGAGCAGTGACGTCCTGCTGtgtaaaa GAATCTCAAAGGAGGCATCGTTCCCTACCAAGCATTTTAACCAATCAGATACTGAGTTAAAATCTGAAGGGACTGGCTGGTAG
- the masp1 gene encoding mannan-binding lectin serine protease 1 isoform X3, with product MELTRVILILAQCVWPSWTQVIHLTDMFGTIKSPNFPESYPKEIDLQWNITVPEGYQIRLYFMHFDIEPSYLCEYDYLKVYSDTEELAVFCGKENTDTEQVPAGDVIMSPRNVLSVAFRSDFSNEERYSGFEAHFSAIDVDECRDRNDEDLACDHFCHNYISGFYCSCRYGFLLHSDNRTCKVECNENVYTERSGVITSADFPKPYPKSSDCMYRIELEEGFQITLEFDDTFDIEDHPEVTCPYDFIKINAGDKEFGPFCGEQSPGKIQTGSNTVSVLFHSDNSGENLGWKLTYTSTGSECSPLVAPLNGHLEPLQSNYVFKDHIMLTCDPGYSLRQGDKEFEHYQIECQRDGKWSSDVLLCKKKESQRRHRSLPSILTNQILS from the exons ATGGAGCTTACACG TGTCATTTTGATCTTGGCCCAGTGCGTATGGCCCTCGTGGACTCAAGTCATCCATCTCACGGACATGTTTGGGACCATCAAGTCTCCAAACTTTCCTGAATCCTATCCGAAAGAGATTGATCTACAGTGGAATATAACTGTGCCAGAAGGATATCAAATCCGACTCTATTTTATGCATTTCGACATTGAGCCATCATACTTGTGTGAATATGACTACTTGAAG GTATACTCAGACACTGAAGAGCTGGCCGTGTTTTGTGGAAAAGAGAATACTGACACAGAACAGGTCCCTGCTGGTGATGTCATCATGTCCCCCAGGAACGTGCTCAGTGTGGCCTTCCGTTCAGACTTTTCCAATGAGGAACGCTACTCTGGCTTCGAGGCTCACTTTAGTGCGATTG ATGTAGATGAATGCAGAGACCGGAATGATGAAGATCTTGCCTGTGATCATTTCTGTCATAACTACATTAGCGGTTTCTACTGTTCTTGTCGTTACGGGTTCCTGCTTCATTCTGACAACAGAACTTGCAAAg TGGAGTGTAATGAAAACGTGTACACAGAGCGCTCTGGAGTGATCACCAGTGCTGATTTCCCTAAACCGTACCCCAAAAGCTCTGACTGCATGTACCGCATTGAGCTGGAGGAGGGTTTTCAAATCACTCTGGAGTTTGATGACACCTTTGACATTGAAGACCACCCTGAAGTCACCTGCCCCTATGACTTTATCAAA ATTAATGCAGGAGACAAGGAGTTTGGCCCATTTTGTGGTGAGCAGTCACCAGGGAAGATCCAGACAGGAAGTAACACAGTCAGCGTCCTGTTTCACAGTGACAACTCTGGAGAGAATCTCGGCTGGAAACTCACTTACACCTCCACTG GTTCTGAATGCTCTCCTCTTGTGGCGCCCCTCAATGGACACCTGGAGCCTCTGCAGTCTAATTACGTCTTCAAAGATCACATTATGCTGACCTGTGACCCTGGATACTCACTGAGACAG GGTGATAAAGAATTTGAGCACTATCAGATTGAGTGTCAGAGGGATGGGAAATGGAGCAGTGACGTCCTGCTGtgtaaaa AGAAGGAATCTCAAAGGAGGCATCGTTCCCTACCAAGCATTTTAACCAATCAGATACTGAGTTAA